From the Martelella mediterranea DSM 17316 genome, one window contains:
- the kdsA gene encoding 3-deoxy-8-phosphooctulonate synthase, which produces MTDRTVTAGAGEKAVAFSNSGKLSLIAGPCQMESRDHAFMMAGKLSEICADAGIALVYKSSFDKANRTSLKATRGMGLDKSLEVFADLKREFGFPVLTDIHTEEQCAEVATVVDVLQIPAFLSRQTDLLVAAAKTGRVINVKKGQFLAPWDMKNVLAKIVDSGNDNVLLCERGVSFGYNTLVSDMRALPIMASTGAPVIFDATHSVQQPGGQGGSTGGQREFVETLARAAVAVGVAGVFIETHEDPDNAPSDGPNMVPLDDMPRLLDKLLAFDAIAKGR; this is translated from the coding sequence ATGACCGACCGTACCGTGACCGCCGGCGCCGGCGAAAAAGCAGTCGCCTTTTCCAATAGCGGGAAGCTGTCGCTGATCGCCGGGCCGTGCCAGATGGAAAGCCGCGATCACGCCTTCATGATGGCCGGAAAGCTTTCGGAAATCTGCGCGGATGCCGGGATCGCGCTGGTCTACAAATCCTCCTTCGACAAGGCCAACCGCACCTCGCTCAAGGCGACGCGCGGCATGGGGCTCGACAAATCGCTCGAAGTCTTCGCCGACCTGAAGAGAGAGTTCGGCTTTCCGGTGCTGACCGACATCCACACCGAGGAGCAATGCGCCGAGGTAGCGACCGTCGTCGACGTGCTGCAGATCCCGGCCTTCCTGTCGCGCCAGACAGACCTTCTGGTCGCCGCCGCGAAGACCGGCCGGGTGATCAACGTCAAGAAGGGCCAGTTCCTGGCGCCCTGGGACATGAAAAACGTCCTCGCCAAGATCGTCGACAGCGGCAATGATAATGTTCTGCTGTGCGAGCGCGGCGTTTCCTTCGGCTACAACACGCTGGTTTCCGACATGCGGGCGCTGCCGATCATGGCATCCACCGGCGCGCCGGTGATCTTCGACGCCACCCATTCGGTGCAGCAGCCGGGCGGGCAGGGCGGTTCGACCGGCGGACAGCGGGAATTCGTCGAGACGCTGGCGCGCGCGGCCGTTGCCGTCGGCGTTGCCGGCGTTTTCATCGAGACCCATGAGGATCCTGACAATGCGCCTTCGGACGGTCCCAACATGGTGCCGCTCGATGACATGCCGCGGCTTCTGGACAAGCTTCTTGCTTTTGACGCCATTGCCAAGGGAAGGTAA
- a CDS encoding FtsB family cell division protein — MWTRHHKSRFYGRLIVPAITVCFMSYFIYHSIHGDYGLIAGERFAAHKALNERKLEKLVAEREAREKHVKMLSDGSLMKDALDEHARYALNLLKPDEIVIFERHLQ, encoded by the coding sequence ATGTGGACCCGACATCATAAATCCCGGTTTTACGGCCGCCTGATCGTACCGGCGATCACCGTCTGCTTCATGAGCTATTTCATCTATCACTCGATCCATGGCGATTACGGCCTGATTGCCGGCGAGCGATTTGCGGCCCACAAGGCGCTCAACGAGCGCAAGCTGGAGAAGCTCGTGGCCGAACGCGAGGCGAGGGAGAAGCATGTCAAGATGCTCTCCGACGGCTCGCTGATGAAGGATGCGCTTGACGAGCATGCGCGCTACGCGCTCAACCTGCTGAAGCCGGACGAGATCGTGATTTTCGAGCGACATCTGCAATAA
- the eno gene encoding phosphopyruvate hydratase: MTTITDILAREILDSRGNPTVEVDVYLEDGTIGRAAVPSGASTGAHEAVELRDGGERYLGKGVEKAVDAVNNEILEAIVGLDAENQMEIDQAMIELDGTANKGRLGANAILGVSLATAKAAATACGLPLYRYVGGVFAHQLPVPMMNIINGGEHADNPIDFQEFMIMPIGADTLRDAVRTGSEIFHTLKKELSAGGYNTAIGDEGGFAPALPSTTSALDIIMKSIEKAGYKPGEDVYLAMDAASTEFYKGGKYVMEGEGKTLDSGEMAAYLADLIGKYPIFSIEDGLAEDDWDGWKELTSLIGDKCQLVGDDLFVTNTKRLKDGIRMGVANSLLVKVNQIGSLTETLDAVESAHKAGYTSVMSHRSGETEDATIADLAVATNCGQIKTGSLSRSDRLAKYNQLIRIEEELGSQAVYAGRSILKG, from the coding sequence ATGACGACAATCACCGACATTCTCGCCCGTGAAATCCTCGACAGCCGTGGCAATCCCACGGTCGAGGTCGATGTGTATCTGGAAGACGGCACGATCGGCCGCGCCGCCGTTCCCTCCGGCGCCTCCACTGGCGCGCACGAAGCCGTCGAACTGCGCGATGGCGGCGAACGCTATCTCGGCAAGGGCGTGGAAAAGGCGGTCGATGCCGTCAACAACGAGATCCTCGAGGCGATTGTCGGGCTCGACGCTGAAAACCAGATGGAAATCGATCAGGCCATGATCGAGCTTGACGGCACCGCCAACAAGGGCCGCCTCGGCGCCAACGCCATTCTCGGCGTGTCGCTTGCCACCGCCAAGGCCGCCGCCACCGCCTGCGGCCTGCCGCTCTACCGCTATGTCGGCGGCGTGTTCGCTCACCAGCTGCCGGTTCCGATGATGAACATCATCAATGGCGGCGAGCATGCCGACAACCCGATCGACTTCCAGGAATTCATGATCATGCCGATCGGCGCCGATACGCTGCGCGACGCGGTGCGCACGGGTTCGGAAATCTTCCACACGCTGAAGAAGGAACTTTCGGCCGGCGGCTACAATACCGCGATCGGCGACGAGGGCGGCTTCGCGCCGGCGCTTCCGAGCACCACCTCGGCGCTCGACATCATCATGAAGTCGATCGAAAAGGCCGGTTACAAGCCCGGCGAGGACGTCTACCTCGCCATGGACGCCGCTTCGACCGAATTCTACAAGGGCGGCAAATACGTGATGGAAGGCGAAGGCAAGACACTGGATTCCGGCGAGATGGCCGCCTATCTCGCCGACCTGATCGGCAAATACCCGATCTTCTCGATCGAGGACGGCCTTGCCGAGGATGACTGGGACGGCTGGAAGGAACTGACGTCGCTGATCGGCGACAAGTGCCAGCTCGTCGGCGACGACCTGTTCGTCACCAATACCAAGCGCCTGAAGGACGGCATCAGGATGGGCGTCGCCAATTCGCTGCTGGTCAAGGTCAACCAGATCGGCTCGCTGACCGAAACGCTCGACGCCGTCGAGTCCGCGCACAAGGCCGGCTACACCAGCGTGATGTCGCATCGCTCCGGCGAGACCGAGGACGCCACGATCGCCGATCTCGCGGTCGCCACCAATTGCGGTCAGATCAAGACCGGCTCGCTGTCGCGCTCGGATCGTCTCGCCAAGTACAACCAGCTCATCCGCATCGAGGAAGAACTGGGTAGCCAAGCCGTCTACGCCGGCCGGTCGATCCTGAAGGGTTGA
- the pdhA gene encoding pyruvate dehydrogenase (acetyl-transferring) E1 component subunit alpha, with product MASQASASRKSPKKEDNKRIVEFDRDQEMHALREMLMIRRFEEKAGQLYGMGFIGGFCHLYIGQEAVVVGMQMALKDGDQIITSYRDHGHMLATGMEARGVMAELTGRRSGYSKGKGGSMHMFSKEKAFYGGHGIVGAQVPLGTGLAFANRYRENDHVAVVYYGDGAANQGQVYESFNMAELWKLPVVYVVENNRYAMGTSVTRSSAETDFSKRGASFNIPGKQVDGMDVRAVKAAAEEAEKFAREGNGPFILEMMTYRYRGHSMSDPAKYRSKDEVQKMRAEHDPIEQVRKRLLDKKWATEDELKAIDKDVRSVISDAADFAQTDPEPDASELYTDILR from the coding sequence ATGGCGTCCCAAGCGTCCGCTTCACGGAAATCACCCAAAAAAGAAGATAACAAACGGATCGTCGAATTCGATCGCGATCAGGAAATGCATGCGCTCCGCGAAATGCTGATGATCCGCCGCTTCGAGGAAAAGGCCGGCCAGCTTTACGGCATGGGCTTCATCGGCGGTTTCTGTCACCTCTATATCGGTCAGGAAGCCGTCGTCGTCGGTATGCAGATGGCGCTGAAGGACGGCGACCAGATCATCACCAGCTACCGCGACCACGGTCATATGCTCGCAACCGGCATGGAAGCGCGCGGCGTGATGGCCGAGCTGACCGGCCGCCGCTCGGGCTATTCCAAGGGCAAGGGCGGCTCGATGCACATGTTCTCCAAGGAGAAGGCGTTTTACGGCGGCCACGGCATTGTCGGCGCGCAGGTTCCGCTCGGAACCGGTCTCGCCTTCGCCAACCGTTACCGCGAGAACGACCATGTCGCCGTCGTCTATTACGGCGATGGCGCGGCCAATCAGGGCCAGGTCTATGAAAGCTTCAACATGGCCGAGCTTTGGAAGCTGCCGGTGGTCTATGTTGTCGAAAACAACCGCTATGCCATGGGCACCTCGGTTACGCGCTCGTCGGCTGAGACCGACTTTTCCAAGCGCGGCGCATCTTTCAACATTCCCGGCAAGCAGGTCGACGGCATGGATGTCCGCGCCGTCAAGGCGGCTGCCGAAGAGGCGGAAAAGTTCGCGCGTGAAGGCAACGGGCCGTTCATTCTCGAAATGATGACTTACCGCTATCGCGGCCACTCGATGTCGGACCCGGCGAAATACCGCTCCAAGGACGAGGTCCAGAAGATGCGCGCCGAGCACGACCCGATCGAGCAGGTCAGAAAGCGGCTTCTGGACAAGAAGTGGGCGACGGAAGACGAGTTGAAGGCGATCGACAAGGACGTGCGCTCGGTCATCTCCGACGCCGCCGATTTCGCCCA